The Streptomyces sp. ICC1 DNA window GCTGGGATTCGAGCCGATGTACACCACCGCCGAGACCTTCGCCGATTTCACGCGGAGCCGGGGGAGCGGGCTGCTGCCCCCCGAGCGGGTGGGCCGGGCCGTGGACCGGGTGGCCGGGCTGTTGAACGTAGAGGCCGGGACAGAGGCCGTGGCTGAGGGAGCGAAGCGATAGTGGCGGACGCCAAGGTCATCCCGTTCGACGAGGACCGGCCGCGGCGGCGGCCGCCCCGGCGGGTCCGCGTCGCCCCGGAGGCGGAGCCCGCGATGGAGCCGGCGGTCGCCGCGGCGCCCGAGCCGGAGCCCGCGCGCGCGGGCGGCGAGGGCTGGGACCGGCGGATCGCGGGCGGCCTGGCGTTCCTGCGGCGCCGGATCACCGGGGAGTACGAGGTCGACGACTTCGGCTACGACAAGGAGCTGACGGACCAGGTCCTGATGTCCTTGATGCGGCCGCTGTACGACAAGTACTTCCGGGTCGAGGTCAAGGGCATCGAGAACATCCCGAAGGAGGGCGGCGCGCTGATCGTGGCGAACCACTCCGGGACGCTGCCCCTGGACGGGCTCATGCTCCAGGTGGCCGTGCACGACCACCACCCCGCCGAGCGGCACCTGCGTCTGCTGGCGGCGGACCTGGTGTTCATGCTGCCCGTCGTCAACGAGCTCGCGCGCAAGGCCGGCCACACGCTGGCCTGCGCGGAGGACGCGCAGCGGCTGCTGGAGGCCGGGGAGCTGGTGGGCGTGATGCCCGAGGGCTTCAAGGGGATAGGGAAGCCGTTCGGCGAGCGGTACAAGCTCCAGCGCTTCGGGCGGGGCGGCTTCGTGTCGACCGCGCTGAGGGCCGGGACGCCGATCGTGCCCTGCTCGATCGTGGGGGCGGAGGAGATCTACCCGATGATCGGCAACGCGAAGACGCTCGCGCGGCTGCTGGGGATCCCGTACTTCCCGATCACGCCGACGTTCCCGCTGCTGGGTCCGCTCGGGGCGGTGCCGCTGCCGACGAAGTGGACGATCCAGTTCGGGGAGCCGATCCACACCGCGGGCTACGCGCCGGAGGCGGCGGAGGACCCGATGCTGATGTTCAACCTGACCGACCAGGTCCGGGAGCAGATCCAGCACACGCTGTACAAGCTGCTGGTGCAGCGGCGCTCCGTCTTCTTCTGACGCGCAGTTGGCGCGGAGTCGGCGCGCAGTAGCGGACGCGAGAGAGCAGCCGAGAAGCACCGACGGGGCTGGATCGTCCCGCCGGCGCTTCTCGGCTGCTCTCTCGCGTCACTCCCTGTGCGTCACTCCACGTCTTCCGCCTTGAGGCCCAGGCCCGGCAGGAGGCCGGGGAGCAGGGGCGGGAGGGTGATGTCCGGGTGCGGGTGCTCCGGAGATCCGGACGCCGCCGGGGTCGGCTGGCCCGCGGGCGGGTTCAGCAGATTGCCCGTGCCGCCCAGGAGACCGCCGCCGGGCGACGGGGTCTTCGTGGAGCCGGAGGCCGACGGGGCGGGGGCCGCCGACGGGGTGCCCGGGGAGGGCGCCGTCTGCTGCTTGCCCGCCGGGGTGCTCGGCCGACTGGAGGGGCCGGAGCCGCGGGTCTGTTCCGGAGGCTTCGGAAGGAGACCCTGGAGCGGCGCCACGTCTTCGTCTATGGCCTGGAAGACCGACTCCACCTCGCCGCCCACGTCCGTGAGCTGCGCCGGGAGGTTTCCCCGGAGCTTGGCCCACGCGTCGCGGTGCGAGCGGGAGAACGAGGACAGCGCCTGGATCGGGCCGAGCGAGCCGTCCCGTTCGTAGGCGGCCTGGAGGAGCCGGTGGCCCTCCGAGGCGTCGTGCTTCATGCCCGCGAGCGCCCGGCGGATCTCACCGAGGGACTCGTGGTCCAGCGCGCCGGCACGGCCGCGCTCCATCAGCCGGCGGGCCTCCGCCAGACGGTTCGAGGCCTGGTCGAGATAGAGCTCGCCCCGGTCCGAGTCGTCATCGGCCATCCCGAGCCGGATGTCCTCCATCCCCCGCTTCACGGGGTACAGGTGGTCACCCGGCAGGGCGTCCGTACTCGCAGCGGCCACTCCGCTGAAGGCCCCGGCGGCCACACCCACGGTGAGGCCACCCGCCGCGATGCCCTTGGACCAGCGGGAGCGGGGCCGCAATTTCCGGAGCGATGTCGCCCGGTGGGCGCCGCGGCCGGTCCGCTGTTCGGGCACTTGAGGGTCCGGGGCGGCACTGCCCCCGGCCCTTTCCTCCATCACCATGGCCTCCATGGCGGCGACGAGCTGTGCTCGTTGCACCACTTTGACCTCTGGATCCAGCACCGGGCGCGGCATTCTTTCGCCGAGCACGCTCGCCAGGGCCAACAACCGGTCGTGGTCGGCAGGTTCGGCAGGTGCCTCGGACTGCTCGGCCGCCGGGTCCGGTTCCGAAAGATCGGACAGGGTCCGATCCTCCAGGGCCTGGGCGAAGGCGTTCGCCCGCCGGTGCGGAGTCACGTTCGCGATCACTGGCGGCACCTCCTCTCGTCATGACGATCGACTCCCCAAGGTGTCCGGAAGGTTGCCTTCCTTGAGCACATCCACACTTTCGAGTGAGCGGCTTCGGGCAGGGCTTGTCCACAGGGAGCCTGCATCCCGCACAACGAGCGGCGCGGCACTTGGGTTACGGACGAAGGATGATCGGACCACAGGGTCGTCAGTGTCATCAGGGAGGGTTACCGAATGTGAGTAAGGGAGTCAGCGGGCGTCGTCCGGGAGCAGGCGGGCCAAGGTGCGGACCGCCCGGTACTGGAGCGTCTTGATGGCGCCCTCGTTCTTCCCCATCACCCGGGCCGTCTCGGCGACCGAGAGGCCCTGCAGGAAGCGCAGGGTCACGCACTCCTGCTGCTGCGGATTGAGTTTCCGTACGGCTTCCAGCAGGGCCGCGTTGGAGAGGGACTCCAGGACGGAGTCCTCGGGGGACCTTTCCACCTCGTTGGCGTCGAGCATTTCGCCCGTGGTGACTTCCAGGCGGAAACGGCTCGACTTGAAGTGGTCGGCGACCAGGTTGCGGGCGATCGTCACGAGCCAGGCGCCGAAGTCGCGGCCCTGCCAGGTGAAGGTGGAGATGCGGCGCAGCGCGCGCAGGAAGGTCTCGCTGGTGAGATCCTCCGCGGTCGCCTTGCCGCCGACGCGGTAGTAGATGTAGCGGTAGACGGTGTCGCTGTACTGGTCGTACAGGCGGCCGAAGGCATCGGCTTCGCCGGCCTGGGCGCGTTCGACCAGGTCCATCATGCGGGCCTGGTCGCTGTCCGCCGTGGGGCGGCGGGCGGCGGGCGCGGTGGTACCGGTGGCGGAGCCCCCGGCGGCGGCGCCGGAGCGTCCCCGTCTGCCCACCGTCGCTCCGCCGTCGGTCAGGGCATAGCAAGGACCGGCCGGGCCGAGTCCGGCGGGGACCGCGGTGGCGAATGCGGGGACGGCGTACGCGGTGGGGACGAAGCCGCGCAGGTGGTCGAGGACCGTCGCGCGCAGCGTAGCCAGGCCCGAGGCGTCAACCCCGACAGGTGGGTACACGGGACTCCCAGAGGCAGAGCTTCCATCACGTGCAGTGCGGGACCGTTCACCCTTCGTGGCGACAGATGAGCGGTGGCATGCGTTTGAGGAGAATAACGCTTCGTACAGGCCGCGCTACACCTAGTTGCTCAAATCATCGGTTACGACACTTCTGTTGCGTGTCGAGGGCATATTCAGTCGCAGATGGTGATCGATTCTTGATCGGTTGGGTACGCGGAATGGCGGCTTCCACGGTGGCTCGCGACCGAGTCGGGCAGGGCGGAGTGCCGCGCCGGGGGCGCGGGTAGAGGTGAGCGAATGCCCCGGCCCCGGGGGTGCGGCGGCGCAGGGCGGGCCGCCGCGGGCCGGGAGGCCGTGCGGGGGCGGGGATGCGGCCGGGACGGGGCCCGCGGACGCTACTTGCGGCGGCGGTGCAGGGCGATCGCGGCGGCCGCGCCGCCCGCGATCGCGCCGACTCCGGCGGCTGCCGGGACGCCGACCTTCACGGCCTTGCGACCGGTCCGATAGTCGCGCAGGCGCCAGTCGTGGGCGCGGGCATGCTTGCGCAGTTTTGTGTCGGGATTGATCGCGTACGGATGTCCGACCAGCGACAGCATCGGGATGTCGTTGTGCGAATCGCTGTACGCGGCGCAGCGCGCGAGGTCGAGGCCCTCGGCGGAGGCCAGGGCGCGCACCGCCTCCGCCTTGGCGGGGCCGTGCAGCGGCTCGCCGACGAGCCGGCCGGTGTACACGCCGTCCACGGACTCGGCGACGGTGCCCAGGGCCCCGGTGAGGCCGAGCCGGCGGGCGATGATCGTGGCCGTCTCCACGGGGGCGGCCGTCACCAGCCACACCTTCTGGCCGGCGTCGAGGTGGGCCTGGGCCAGGGCGCGGGTGCCCGGCCAGATCCGCTCCGCCATGTACTCGTCGTAGATCTCCTCGCCGATGGACATCAGCTCGGAGACCTTGTGTCCCTTGACGATGGACAGCGCGCTGTCGCGGGCGTCCTGCATGTGCTCGGGGTCCTCGACCCCGGCGAGCCGGAACCAGGCCTGCTGCCAGGCGAAGCGGGCGAGCTCGCGGCGCTGGAAGAACTCCCGCTTGTAGAGGCCGCGGCCGAAGTGGAAGATCGCGGCGCCCTGCATGACGGTGTTGTCGAGGTCGAAGAAGGCGGCGGCGAGGTCGTCGCCGGCGACGGGGAACTCCGGCTCGGCGGGCTCGGCGGGCGCGGTAGGCGCGGTGGCCTCGGCCGCCGCGGCATCCCGGGCTTCGAGCGCCTCGGCCTCTTCCGCTTCGGCCGCCTCCAGCGCCTCGGCGGAGTCCACGGTGTCGAGCGGTTCATCGGCCAGCGCGGTCTTGCGGGCGGCTTCGGCCGAGGCCTCGCCTGCCAGCACGCTCCGCGCGGTGGCGGAGCGCCTACGGGGGGTGAGCCATCCCAGAGCGGCCATGACGCGAGCATAGCCATTGTGTTCGGGACTTCCCGAACCGGTGGGAATCGGGTGTGTGAACTCTTCGGCGGCTCCGGTCCCTTCGGTGCGACCCGGACACAAGCGGGGCGCGGGAGAATGGG harbors:
- a CDS encoding lysophospholipid acyltransferase family protein, yielding MADAKVIPFDEDRPRRRPPRRVRVAPEAEPAMEPAVAAAPEPEPARAGGEGWDRRIAGGLAFLRRRITGEYEVDDFGYDKELTDQVLMSLMRPLYDKYFRVEVKGIENIPKEGGALIVANHSGTLPLDGLMLQVAVHDHHPAERHLRLLAADLVFMLPVVNELARKAGHTLACAEDAQRLLEAGELVGVMPEGFKGIGKPFGERYKLQRFGRGGFVSTALRAGTPIVPCSIVGAEEIYPMIGNAKTLARLLGIPYFPITPTFPLLGPLGAVPLPTKWTIQFGEPIHTAGYAPEAAEDPMLMFNLTDQVREQIQHTLYKLLVQRRSVFF
- a CDS encoding DUF5667 domain-containing protein; protein product: MIANVTPHRRANAFAQALEDRTLSDLSEPDPAAEQSEAPAEPADHDRLLALASVLGERMPRPVLDPEVKVVQRAQLVAAMEAMVMEERAGGSAAPDPQVPEQRTGRGAHRATSLRKLRPRSRWSKGIAAGGLTVGVAAGAFSGVAAASTDALPGDHLYPVKRGMEDIRLGMADDDSDRGELYLDQASNRLAEARRLMERGRAGALDHESLGEIRRALAGMKHDASEGHRLLQAAYERDGSLGPIQALSSFSRSHRDAWAKLRGNLPAQLTDVGGEVESVFQAIDEDVAPLQGLLPKPPEQTRGSGPSSRPSTPAGKQQTAPSPGTPSAAPAPSASGSTKTPSPGGGLLGGTGNLLNPPAGQPTPAASGSPEHPHPDITLPPLLPGLLPGLGLKAEDVE
- a CDS encoding ECF subfamily RNA polymerase sigma factor, BldN family, which gives rise to MYPPVGVDASGLATLRATVLDHLRGFVPTAYAVPAFATAVPAGLGPAGPCYALTDGGATVGRRGRSGAAAGGSATGTTAPAARRPTADSDQARMMDLVERAQAGEADAFGRLYDQYSDTVYRYIYYRVGGKATAEDLTSETFLRALRRISTFTWQGRDFGAWLVTIARNLVADHFKSSRFRLEVTTGEMLDANEVERSPEDSVLESLSNAALLEAVRKLNPQQQECVTLRFLQGLSVAETARVMGKNEGAIKTLQYRAVRTLARLLPDDAR
- a CDS encoding HAD-IB family hydrolase — protein: MAALGWLTPRRRSATARSVLAGEASAEAARKTALADEPLDTVDSAEALEAAEAEEAEALEARDAAAAEATAPTAPAEPAEPEFPVAGDDLAAAFFDLDNTVMQGAAIFHFGRGLYKREFFQRRELARFAWQQAWFRLAGVEDPEHMQDARDSALSIVKGHKVSELMSIGEEIYDEYMAERIWPGTRALAQAHLDAGQKVWLVTAAPVETATIIARRLGLTGALGTVAESVDGVYTGRLVGEPLHGPAKAEAVRALASAEGLDLARCAAYSDSHNDIPMLSLVGHPYAINPDTKLRKHARAHDWRLRDYRTGRKAVKVGVPAAAGVGAIAGGAAAAIALHRRRK